A genomic stretch from Cydia amplana chromosome 1, ilCydAmpl1.1, whole genome shotgun sequence includes:
- the LOC134648656 gene encoding diphthamide biosynthesis protein 3, translating to MTIFHDEIEIEDFEYDEDDDMYYYPCPCGDRFQISKEELMAGEEVATCPSCSLVVKVIYDLEKFKAEEEELHKADGDKETVKA from the exons ATGACGATATTTCACGACGAAATAGAAATCGAAGACTTTGAGTATGACGAGGACGATGATATGTATTATTATCCTTGTCCATGTGGAGACAGATTCCAAATCAGTAAG GAGGAATTAATGGCGGGAGAAGAAGTAGCAACATGTCCTAGCTGTTCTCTTGTTGTCAAAGTTATATACGATTTG GAGAAATTCAAAGCAGAGGAAGAGGAACTACACAAAGCCGATGGCGACAAGGAAACAGTGAAGGCGTAA
- the LOC134648330 gene encoding EH domain-containing protein 1, giving the protein MFSWLKKEGEKTESIDTVVEGLKKIYKQKLLPLEQHYQFHDFHSPQLEEPDFDAKPMILLVGQYSTGKTTFIKYLLEREFPGIRIGPEPTTDRFIAVMFDEKEGVIPGNALVVDPKKQFRPLSKFGNAFLNRFQCSTVASPVLRGISIVDTPGILSGEKQRVDRGYDFTGVLEWFAERVDRIILLFDAHKLDISDEFRRSIEALRGHDDKIRIVLNKADMIDHQQLMRVYGALMWSLGKVLQTPEVARVYIGSFWDQPLRYDVNRRLFEDEEQDLFRDMQSLPRNAALRKLNDLIKRARLAKVHAYIVSELRKEMPSMFGKDGKKKELIKNLGQVYDRIQREQQISPGDFPDIKKMQETLANHDFTKFHPLKPKLLEVVDHMLANDIARLMDMIPQEDTNVVSEPFIKGGAFEGVEDQVSPFGYGRGEGVDAGHGDPEWICSREKPRYDEMFRGLNPIDGKVTGAAAKTEMVKSKLPNSVLGKIWKLADIDKDGFLDDEEFALAMHLIQVKIDGHDLPADLPPHLVPPSKRN; this is encoded by the exons ATGTTTAGCTGGTTAAAGAAGGAGGGTGAAAAAACGGAGAGCATCGACACTGTCGTCGAGGGgctcaaaaaaatctacaaacagAAGTTGCTGCCACTCGAGCAGCATTACCAGTTCCATGACTTTCACTCGCCACAGCTGGAGGAGCCGGACTTCGATGCCAAACCCATGATACTGCTCGTGGGACAATACTCGACCGGCAAGACGACATTCATCAAGTACCTGCTGGAGCGAGAGTTCCCTGGCATTCGCATCGGGCCCGAGCCCACCACGGACCGCTTCATCGCCGTCATGTTCGACGAGAAAGAGGGCGTGATCCCCGGCAACGCGCTCGTCGTCGACCCCAAGAAACAGTTCCGACCACTCAGCAAGTTCGGAAACGCCTTCCTTAACCGCTTCCAGTGCTCGACGGTAGCGTCACCGGTATTGCGCGGCATCTCCATTGTGGATACTCCTGGTATCCTGTCAGGCGAGAAACAGCGTGTGGACCGAGGATACGACTTCACTGGCGTGTTGGAGTGGTTTGCGGAACGTGTAGATCGCATCATCCTCTTGTTCGACGCGCATAAGCTGGATATCTCTGACGAGTTCCGGCGCAGCATAGAAGCGCTGCGCGGCCACGACGATAAGATTCGCATTGTGTTGAACAAAGCAGACATGATTGATCACCAGCAACTAATGCGCGTATATGGCGCGCTCATGTGGTCGCTCGGCAAGGTGCTACAGACGCCAGAGGTGGCGCGAGTCTACATAGGCTCCTTCTGGGACCAGCCTCTGCGCTATGATGTTAACCGCCGCCTCTTTGAGGACGAGGAACAGGACCTCTTCAGAGACATGCAATCCCTCCCCCGAAATGCTGCATTACGAAAACTTAATGATTTAATCAAAAGGGCGCGCCTCGCGAAAGTTCACGCATACATAGTCAGTGAGCTAAGAAAAGAAATGCCCTCAATGTTTGGTAAAGATGGCAAAAAGAAGGAACTCATTAAAAATTTGGGACAAGTGTATGACAGGATCCAGCGTGAACAACAGATTTCTCCCGGGGACTTTCCAGATATTAAGAAGATGCAGGAAACTCTAGCCAATCACGACTTCACAAAGTTCCACCCCCTCAAGCCCAAGCTACTTGAAGTTGTTGATCACATGCTGGCCAATGACATCGCCCGCCTTATGGATATGATTCCACAAGAAGACACCAATGTTGTCTCCGAGCCATTCATCAAAG GCGGCGCGTTTGAGGGCGTAGAAGACCAGGTGTCACCGTTCGGCTACGGGCGCGGCGAGGGTGTCGACGCGGGCCACGGCGACCCCGAATGGATATGCAGCCGCGAGAAACCACGCTACGATGAAATGTTCCGAGGACTCAATCCCATTGACGGCAAGGTCACAGGCGCTG CGGCCAAGACGGAGATGGTGAAGTCGAAGCTGCCCAACTCGGTGCTGGGCAAGATATGGAAGCTGGCCGACATCGACAAGGACGGGTTCCTCGACGACGAGGAGTTCGCCCTCGCCATGCACCTCATCCAGGTGAAGATCGACGGGCACGACCTGCCCGCGGACCTGCCGCCGCATCTAGTGCCGCCCTCCAAGCGGAACTGA